A window of the Gordonia humi genome harbors these coding sequences:
- the prpB gene encoding methylisocitrate lyase, translating into MSDGTNGLFNSGVSDAAKRADLRAALDSGDLQRWPGAFSPLVAKIVADAGFEGVYVSGAALAADLGLPDIGLTTLTEVVTRGGAIARATDLPTLIDADTGFGEPMSAARTVASLEDAGLAGCHLEDQVNPKRCGHLDGKEVVPVDDMLRRIVAAVGARRDPNFIVCARTDARGVEGLDAAIDRAKAYVDAGADLIFTEALADEREFETFRKAVDAPLLANMTEFGKSQLLTTDQLRNLGFNVVIYPVTTLRLAMGAVESGLAAIAADGTQEPLLDSMQHRARLYEFLRYSDYNAFDQNLFTYTKPGK; encoded by the coding sequence ATGTCCGACGGGACGAACGGCCTGTTCAACTCGGGTGTCAGCGACGCCGCCAAGCGTGCGGACCTGCGTGCCGCGCTCGACTCGGGTGACCTCCAGCGGTGGCCGGGTGCGTTCAGCCCGCTCGTCGCGAAGATCGTCGCCGACGCGGGTTTCGAGGGCGTGTACGTCTCGGGCGCTGCGCTCGCCGCCGACCTGGGTCTGCCCGACATCGGCCTGACGACGCTCACCGAGGTCGTCACGCGAGGGGGCGCCATCGCTCGAGCGACGGATCTGCCGACGCTGATCGACGCCGACACCGGATTCGGCGAGCCGATGAGCGCGGCGCGCACCGTCGCCTCGCTGGAGGACGCGGGTCTGGCCGGCTGCCACCTGGAGGATCAGGTGAATCCGAAGCGGTGCGGCCATCTCGACGGCAAGGAGGTCGTGCCGGTCGACGACATGCTGCGGCGCATCGTCGCCGCGGTCGGCGCCCGTCGAGACCCGAACTTCATCGTGTGTGCTCGCACCGACGCCCGGGGCGTGGAGGGACTCGACGCGGCCATCGACCGTGCCAAGGCCTATGTCGACGCCGGCGCCGACCTCATCTTCACCGAAGCGCTCGCCGACGAACGCGAGTTCGAGACGTTCCGCAAGGCCGTCGACGCGCCGCTGCTGGCCAACATGACCGAGTTCGGGAAATCGCAGCTGCTCACCACCGATCAGCTGCGGAACCTCGGATTCAACGTCGTGATCTACCCGGTCACCACCCTGCGCCTGGCCATGGGCGCCGTCGAGTCGGGTCTCGCGGCGATCGCCGCCGACGGCACCCAGGAGCCGCTCCTGGACTCCATGCAGCATCGGGCCCGCCTCTACGAGTTCCTCCGATACTCCGACTACAACGCCTTCGACCAGAACCTCTTCACCTACACCAAGCCAGGGAAGTGA
- a CDS encoding bifunctional 2-methylcitrate synthase/citrate synthase produces the protein MSAEATPTIYKGLAGVVVDTTAVSKVVPETNSLTYRGYAVQELAASCSFEQVAYLLWYGELPSDGQLAQFTQRERASRRLDRSAQAVLARTPDTCHPMDVVRTMISYLGTEDPDEDATDPAKLMAKAQRMFAILPTIVAADMRRRRGLDPIEPHHGLGYAENFLTMCFGEVPDPVIVRAFEKSMILYAEHSFNASTFSARVVTSTGSDMYSAVTAAIGALKGSLHGGANEAVMYDMIEIDTPDRARGWLTEKLDAKAKVMGFGHRVYKNGDSRVPTMYDALVDVSQHVGQDKWLKIYHELEDEMVSRTGIRPNLDFPTGPAYHLMGFDIGAFTPIFVMSRITGWTAHIMEQAASNALIRPLSAYNGPQQRSVPA, from the coding sequence ATGAGCGCAGAAGCAACACCCACCATCTACAAGGGTCTGGCCGGCGTCGTCGTCGATACGACCGCGGTCTCCAAAGTGGTACCGGAGACCAACTCGCTGACCTACCGCGGCTACGCCGTGCAGGAATTGGCGGCGTCGTGCTCGTTCGAGCAGGTGGCGTACCTGCTCTGGTACGGCGAACTGCCGAGCGACGGCCAGCTCGCGCAGTTCACTCAGCGCGAGCGGGCCAGCCGACGTCTCGACCGGTCCGCGCAGGCCGTCCTGGCCCGTACCCCGGACACCTGTCATCCGATGGACGTCGTCCGGACCATGATCAGCTACCTCGGCACCGAGGATCCCGACGAGGACGCGACCGATCCGGCGAAGCTGATGGCGAAGGCACAGCGCATGTTCGCGATCCTGCCGACCATCGTCGCCGCCGACATGCGCCGCCGCCGCGGACTCGATCCGATCGAACCGCACCACGGCCTCGGATACGCCGAGAACTTCCTGACCATGTGCTTCGGCGAGGTCCCCGACCCGGTGATCGTCCGCGCCTTCGAGAAGTCGATGATTCTGTATGCGGAGCACAGCTTCAACGCGTCGACGTTCTCCGCGCGGGTCGTGACCTCCACCGGATCGGACATGTACAGCGCGGTCACCGCCGCCATCGGCGCCCTCAAGGGATCGCTGCACGGCGGCGCCAACGAGGCCGTCATGTACGACATGATCGAGATCGACACCCCCGACCGCGCCCGAGGATGGCTCACCGAGAAGCTCGACGCCAAGGCGAAGGTGATGGGCTTCGGACACCGCGTGTACAAGAACGGCGACTCGCGCGTGCCGACCATGTACGACGCGCTGGTCGACGTCTCGCAGCACGTCGGCCAGGACAAGTGGCTCAAGATCTACCACGAGCTGGAAGACGAGATGGTCTCGCGGACCGGGATCCGACCGAACCTCGACTTCCCGACCGGGCCGGCGTACCACCTGATGGGCTTCGACATCGGCGCGTTCACCCCGATCTTCGTGATGAGCCGGATCACCGGGTGGACCGCCCACATCATGGAGCAGGCGGCGTCGAACGCGCTGATCCGTCCGCTGTCGGCCTACAACGGTCCGCAGCAGCGCAGCGTCCCCGCGTAG
- a CDS encoding pyruvate carboxylase, translating into MFAKVLVANRGEIAVRAFRAAYELGAGTVAIYPEEDRNCIHRGKADESYRIGEPGHPVQAYLDVDEIVRVAREAGADAVYPGYGFVSENPDLAAACAAEGITFVGPSSAVLDLTGDKQRAVTAARDAGLPVLTGSAPSSDVDELVEAAADMVFPVFVKAVAGGGGRGMRRVEDIADLPDAIGAASREAASAFGNPTVFLEQAVVNPRHIEVQILADEHGNVVHLFERDCSLQRRHQKVVEIAPAPNLDAQLRERICADAVAFARHIGYSCAGTVEFLVDECGRHFFIEMNPRIQVEHTVTEEITDVDLVAAQLRIASGETLADLGLRQESIAIRGAALQCRITTEDPADGFRPATGRITSYRAPGGAGVRLDGAAALGSEITGHFDSMLVKLTCRGSDFATAVRRERRALAEFRIRGVTTNIGFLQSVLDDRDFRAGAITTSFIEDRPWLTTARPTDDKGTKLLSYLADVTVHQPYGPLPTPVHPHTKLPALTAQQLREPPAGSRQRLLELGPEGFARALREQKALAVTDTTFRDAHQSLLATRVRTSGLSVAGPYVAATTPQLLSVECWGGATYDVALRFLKEDPWDRLERLRAAIPNICLQMLLRGKNTVGYTPYPTEVTTAFVAEAARTGIDVFRIFDALNSVEAMRPAIDAVRETGTTVAEVAMSYTGDLTSPREDVYTLDYYLRLAEQIVDAGAHVLAIKDMAGLLRPSAARTLVSALRERFDLPVHLHTHDTPGGQLATYLAAWEAGADAVDGASAALAGTTSQPSLSAIVAAAENTEFDTGLSLDAVTSMEPYWEAVRREYAPFESGIPAPTGRVYAHEIPGGQLSNLRQQAISIGVGNRFEAVETAYAAANELLLRPIKVTPSSKVVGDLAIAFVAQGVTAEQFAADPAAYDIPDSVIGFLSGELGEPVAGWPEPLRTAVLAGRERRAAEAELSDDDLAALAEPGQVRRDALNRLLFPGPTADYQQHLETFGDTSRLPAHQFFFGLQPGFEHRVRLRPGVELLIRLEAISEPDETGQRTVVMTVNGQLRSVTVRDRGVDPAVPAAEKAERSNPKQIGAPFTGVATVAVAVGDEVAEGSVVATIEAMKMEASITSSAAGTVARVVVVGATEVSPGDLLVELS; encoded by the coding sequence ATGTTCGCCAAAGTACTGGTCGCCAACCGCGGCGAGATCGCCGTGCGGGCGTTCCGCGCAGCCTATGAACTCGGGGCGGGCACCGTCGCGATCTACCCCGAGGAGGATCGCAACTGCATCCATCGCGGCAAGGCCGACGAATCGTATCGGATAGGGGAGCCGGGGCACCCGGTCCAGGCATACCTCGATGTCGACGAGATCGTGCGGGTGGCCCGAGAAGCGGGCGCCGACGCCGTCTATCCGGGATACGGCTTCGTATCCGAGAACCCGGATCTGGCCGCCGCCTGCGCGGCGGAGGGGATCACCTTCGTCGGCCCGAGCTCCGCCGTGTTGGATCTGACCGGCGACAAGCAGCGGGCGGTGACCGCTGCCCGCGACGCCGGTCTCCCGGTGCTCACGGGATCGGCACCGTCGTCGGACGTCGACGAACTCGTCGAGGCCGCCGCGGACATGGTGTTCCCGGTCTTCGTGAAAGCGGTGGCCGGTGGCGGCGGACGGGGTATGCGGCGAGTCGAGGACATCGCCGATCTGCCCGATGCGATCGGGGCGGCTTCGCGTGAGGCCGCATCCGCATTCGGCAATCCGACCGTGTTCCTCGAACAGGCGGTGGTGAATCCCCGCCACATCGAGGTGCAGATCCTCGCCGACGAGCACGGGAACGTCGTTCATCTCTTCGAGCGGGACTGCAGTCTGCAGCGTCGTCATCAGAAGGTCGTCGAGATCGCGCCCGCGCCGAACCTGGACGCGCAGCTGCGCGAGCGGATCTGCGCGGACGCCGTCGCCTTCGCCCGACACATCGGCTACAGCTGTGCGGGCACCGTCGAATTCCTCGTCGACGAATGCGGTCGGCACTTCTTCATCGAGATGAACCCGCGCATCCAGGTGGAGCACACGGTGACCGAGGAGATCACCGATGTCGACCTGGTGGCCGCGCAGCTGCGCATCGCGTCGGGCGAGACCCTCGCCGACCTCGGTCTGCGCCAGGAGTCCATCGCGATTCGCGGCGCCGCTCTGCAATGCCGCATCACCACCGAGGACCCCGCGGACGGATTCCGCCCGGCGACCGGACGCATCACCTCGTACCGGGCGCCCGGCGGCGCCGGAGTCCGACTCGACGGAGCGGCGGCGCTCGGCAGCGAGATCACCGGGCACTTCGACTCGATGCTGGTGAAGCTGACGTGCCGTGGAAGCGATTTCGCAACGGCGGTGCGCCGCGAACGCCGGGCGCTCGCCGAGTTCCGCATCCGCGGCGTCACCACCAACATCGGCTTCCTGCAGTCGGTGCTCGACGATCGGGACTTCCGCGCGGGAGCGATCACCACGTCGTTCATCGAGGACCGGCCGTGGCTCACCACGGCGCGTCCCACCGACGACAAGGGCACCAAGCTCCTCTCGTACCTCGCGGACGTCACCGTGCACCAGCCGTACGGACCGCTTCCGACGCCCGTGCATCCGCATACCAAACTGCCCGCGCTCACCGCGCAGCAGCTTCGGGAACCGCCCGCGGGATCGAGGCAACGGCTGCTCGAACTGGGCCCGGAGGGATTCGCCCGCGCCCTGCGCGAGCAGAAGGCGCTCGCAGTCACCGACACCACGTTCCGCGACGCACACCAGTCGCTGCTTGCTACGCGGGTGCGCACCAGCGGCCTGTCGGTCGCCGGACCGTACGTCGCGGCCACCACCCCGCAGTTGCTGTCGGTCGAGTGCTGGGGCGGTGCGACCTACGACGTCGCGTTGCGGTTCCTCAAGGAGGACCCGTGGGATCGACTGGAACGCCTGCGCGCGGCCATACCCAACATCTGTCTGCAGATGCTGCTGCGCGGTAAGAACACCGTCGGGTACACGCCGTATCCGACCGAGGTGACGACGGCGTTCGTGGCTGAGGCCGCGCGCACCGGTATCGACGTCTTCCGCATCTTCGACGCCCTCAACAGCGTCGAGGCCATGCGTCCGGCGATCGACGCCGTCCGGGAGACCGGGACCACGGTCGCCGAGGTCGCCATGAGCTACACCGGTGATCTGACGAGTCCGCGGGAGGACGTGTACACGCTCGACTACTACCTGCGCCTCGCCGAACAGATCGTCGACGCGGGAGCGCACGTCCTCGCGATCAAAGACATGGCCGGACTGCTTCGCCCGAGTGCCGCGCGGACCCTGGTCTCGGCCTTGCGTGAGCGTTTCGATCTGCCCGTCCACCTGCACACGCACGACACCCCGGGTGGACAGCTGGCGACGTATCTCGCCGCATGGGAGGCGGGGGCCGACGCCGTAGACGGGGCGAGCGCCGCGCTCGCCGGGACGACGAGCCAGCCGTCGTTGTCGGCGATCGTCGCGGCCGCGGAGAACACCGAGTTCGACACTGGTCTGTCCCTGGACGCGGTGACGTCGATGGAGCCGTACTGGGAGGCCGTGCGGCGCGAGTACGCTCCGTTCGAGTCGGGGATCCCCGCACCCACCGGACGGGTGTACGCGCACGAGATCCCGGGCGGCCAGCTGTCGAACCTACGGCAGCAGGCCATCTCCATCGGCGTCGGCAACCGTTTCGAAGCCGTCGAGACCGCGTACGCCGCCGCCAACGAGCTGCTTCTGCGGCCGATCAAGGTGACCCCGTCGTCGAAGGTCGTCGGCGACCTGGCGATCGCGTTCGTCGCACAGGGAGTGACCGCGGAGCAGTTCGCCGCCGATCCGGCCGCCTACGACATCCCGGACTCGGTGATCGGCTTCCTCAGCGGCGAACTCGGTGAACCGGTCGCCGGCTGGCCCGAACCGCTGCGCACCGCGGTGCTCGCCGGGCGCGAGCGGCGCGCAGCGGAGGCGGAGCTGTCCGACGACGACCTCGCCGCGCTCGCCGAACCCGGCCAGGTGCGCCGAGACGCGCTGAACCGTCTCCTGTTCCCCGGCCCGACAGCCGACTACCAGCAGCACCTGGAGACCTTCGGCGACACGTCCCGGCTGCCCGCGCACCAGTTCTTCTTCGGACTGCAGCCGGGCTTCGAGCATCGAGTCCGACTGCGGCCGGGCGTCGAACTGCTGATCAGACTGGAAGCGATCAGCGAACCCGATGAGACCGGGCAGCGCACCGTCGTCATGACGGTCAACGGGCAGCTGAGGTCGGTCACCGTCCGCGACCGCGGAGTCGACCCGGCGGTGCCCGCCGCGGAGAAGGCCGAGCGATCGAACCCGAAGCAGATCGGGGCGCCGTTCACCGGAGTCGCCACGGTGGCCGTCGCGGTGGGCGACGAGGTCGCCGAGGGCTCCGTCGTCGCCACCATCGAGGCGATGAAGATGGAGGCGTCGATCACCAGCTCGGCCGCGGGGACGGTCGCTCGGGTGGTCGTGGTCGGCGCCACCGAGGTGTCTCCGGGCGATCTGCTCGTCGAACTGAGCTGA